The bacterium genome includes the window TGGCCCGAATACTAAGGGGTGATATTCGGTGGGCGAATTTAAACCCGACGTTGGGGCATGAGCAATCGGGATTGCGCCCGGTATTGATATTGAGCAATGATGTTTTTAATGAAAGGATGCAAATCGTAATAGCAGTTGCACTTACAAGCAAGCAACCCAGATTTGGTTTCCCTCTAGCACTTGAGATTGATTCTGCTGAACTTCCTAAAAAATCATGGGCATTAATGGGTCAAATCCGCACTCTATCTGCGGAGCGAATTGGGAAAAAGCTTGGTTTGGTATGCATAGAAGAAATAGATCGAATAATTGAGGGTCTAAATGAAATTATCGGCACCTAACAACAGGCTGGAGCTGACGGCTGCCCTACGGGAGATCGTGAGGCCCCGCAGCTTAGCCTGAGCGTTAGCCAGATTTCTGAATTTGAAAGGCATAAATGAAATTTGACGCTTGCACGGTATCCCGGTAAGCGGTAGTATGTCGAACGAGAGGTTATAACCTGTGATCTTATCGTTCGGCAACAAGGTGACGGAGGCGCTATACAACGGCCTAGATACGAAAGATGTCCGTCGCCTGCCGCACGACATAATTCAAAAGACGCTTAATAAACTTGATGTGCTCAACGGCGCCCATGAGCTATTGGACTTGCGATCACCACCCGGAAATCGATTGGAGGCATTGAGAGGCGATCATTCTGGTTTTTACAGCATTCGGGTCAACAACCAATGGAGAATTATTTTTCGATGGAAAGATGGAAACGCCTATGAGGTTCAACTGACTGATTATCACTAGAGCGAATCAAGGAGGATAGAAATGATCCCTTCCAACCGTATTCCAGCCCATCCCGGGAAACTCCTAAAAGAAGAATATCTTGACGAAATGGGTGTGAGCCAAGTCTTGCTGGCAGGGCATATTGGTGTCCCTGTACAGCGAATCAACGAGATTGTCCGGGGCAAGCGCGGCATCACTTCTGATACCGCATGGCGACTGTCGCAGGCTTTGGACACGACCCCGGAATTCTGGCTCAATTTACAGGCAACATATGATTTGGCAGTGAACAAACCGGGGAAAAAAGTGCCGAAATTAAAGAAAGCGAGTTGAACTGGCTAACAACAGGCTGGAGCTGACGGCTGCCCTGCGGGAGATCGTGAGGCCCCGCCGCTCAGCCTGAGCGTTAGACCGGCTCTTAACCTTTTTGTAGAAGGGCATCAGGATCGTGAGTTGCGAAACGCTGGCGTTCCCGGCACGATCTTACTGGTAAGATCAGGGGGGAGGTGTTCGCAATGGCTGAATTGACGACGACGAGGTTGTCCTCGAAGGGACAGGTAGTCATCCCGGAGGATGTGCGCCAGCGTTTGGGATTGAAGGCTGGTGATCAATTCATTGTTGTTGGAGAAGGCGATGTTGTGATCCTGAAAACCATTTCGCCTCCGTCGATGAAAGATTTTGATGTCCTGGTGTCCAAAGCTCGCAGCCAGGTACGGCGGGCCGGAATGAAGCCGCAAGATGTTGCCGCCGCTATTAAAAAGGTTCGAGCCAGAGAATGAAGGTGGTGCTGGATACAAACGTCCTTGTATCCGGCATCTTCTTTACCGGCCCGCCGTCCACGATTCTCAAGGCGTGGAGCAGGGGCAAGATTCGATTGATGGTGAGCCCTGAAATCCTTGATGAGTACAAGCGGGTGTCGGAAGAGCTTTCCGAGAAGTTCCCTGATGTGGAAATCCAACCCCTCCTGGATCTAATCGTTGTGCATTCGGAGGTGTGTAGTCCACCTCGTTTGCCGCAACCTGTTTGTGAAGATCCGTCCGATGACAAATTCCTCTCTGCAGCGATCGAAACTCGAACGAAGATTATAGTCAGTGGAGACAAGCACTTCCTGAAGGTTTCTGGCTATCAAGGCCTTTCTGTTTTAACGCCACGGCAATTTGTCACACGGCACCTCTCTAGTGATTAACAGGCGCTTGAGAATGGCGCGGTCTAACAACAGGCTGAAGCTGACGGCTCACTTGGCGAGATTCCTGAAGTGCCTATTACCCCGGATACTTGCCCATCGGTATGGGTAATGGACGATGCGGATTACGACCGAGCGATGGAACTGGTATCGTCATTTCGCCAAGTAGAACCACCAAGCCCTATCAAAAGCGAATCCTGGTGTTGCGATTGCGGAGAGGAGAACGAAAGCCAATTCACGGAATGTTGGAGTTGCGGTAAGGCACGGTCTATCTAAGAAGAGTATAGGTCGGTTTTTTGCGGCATCACAACAGGTTGCAGTCGACATGTCACTCGCATGCAGTGCTTTTCTTCCCTCTTGGCAAGCGCGCTCCACGCAGCTTACCCTGAGCGTTGGTCGGGTTGATACCTTTAAATCTCTTCATTACAAAAGGGGAATAATTGGTGGAAAGAGTATCAATTTCGGAAAGCGAAAAATCGGCCAAGAAACTTACCACAATTATTTATGCGTTATATGCTGCGTCTTTCCTGGTCGGCATCACTGCCGTCGCTGCGATCATCATGAATTATATAAAGAGGGATGACGTGGCGGGGACATTTCTGGGCAGTCATTTTCGTTGGCAGATCAGAACGTTTTGGTTTGGACTGCTCTGGGGGGTACTAGGAGCCATCACGATGCACTTCATTTTCGGTTTCCTGGTGCTCATCGCCAATGGCGTTTGGATCATTTATCGTATAGCCAAAGGTTGGTTGCGTCTCAACGACAATAAACCGATGTACACTGAATAGCACCCCCGGAGCATTCCATGAACGGGACTGTCCAGGTGGCAGACGGTCGGGAGACCGTTTTCGGTGGAAGCGCTTCGGCCGTGGCGATTCTTTCCGCCTGGTCGCTGCTCTACCTGCGGCTAAAAAACGAAAACATGAACAGTCGCATCGTGATTCAAAGAAGCACGACCACCTACGAACAACCGATCACAGACACGTTTACATCCTCATCCGTCGTCTGCGACCCCTCGGATTGGTTGAAATTCATCACCACGCTGAAGCGCAGAAAACGCGCCAGAGTGAAAATACGCTCCATTCTGGAATGCAATGAAACAAAAGCATGTGAATTCGAAGGTGACTTCGTCGCCATCGATTCACCAACGGCCTGACCACAGGCTCCAATTCACGGAATGC containing:
- a CDS encoding HigA family addiction module antidote protein translates to MIPSNRIPAHPGKLLKEEYLDEMGVSQVLLAGHIGVPVQRINEIVRGKRGITSDTAWRLSQALDTTPEFWLNLQATYDLAVNKPGKKVPKLKKAS
- a CDS encoding AbrB/MazE/SpoVT family DNA-binding domain-containing protein; the protein is MAELTTTRLSSKGQVVIPEDVRQRLGLKAGDQFIVVGEGDVVILKTISPPSMKDFDVLVSKARSQVRRAGMKPQDVAAAIKKVRARE
- a CDS encoding thioesterase domain-containing protein; this encodes MNGTVQVADGRETVFGGSASAVAILSAWSLLYLRLKNENMNSRIVIQRSTTTYEQPITDTFTSSSVVCDPSDWLKFITTLKRRKRARVKIRSILECNETKACEFEGDFVAIDSPTA
- a CDS encoding type II toxin-antitoxin system PemK/MazF family toxin, which gives rise to MARILRGDIRWANLNPTLGHEQSGLRPVLILSNDVFNERMQIVIAVALTSKQPRFGFPLALEIDSAELPKKSWALMGQIRTLSAERIGKKLGLVCIEEIDRIIEGLNEIIGT
- a CDS encoding putative toxin-antitoxin system toxin component, PIN family encodes the protein MKVVLDTNVLVSGIFFTGPPSTILKAWSRGKIRLMVSPEILDEYKRVSEELSEKFPDVEIQPLLDLIVVHSEVCSPPRLPQPVCEDPSDDKFLSAAIETRTKIIVSGDKHFLKVSGYQGLSVLTPRQFVTRHLSSD
- a CDS encoding type II toxin-antitoxin system RelE/ParE family toxin codes for the protein MILSFGNKVTEALYNGLDTKDVRRLPHDIIQKTLNKLDVLNGAHELLDLRSPPGNRLEALRGDHSGFYSIRVNNQWRIIFRWKDGNAYEVQLTDYH